One window from the genome of Dyadobacter sp. CECT 9275 encodes:
- a CDS encoding complement C1q domain-containing protein has protein sequence MKKLSKSLFASVLTAALCSSLTLCAQVKIGTNPETIEATSNLEVEASTAGRKVKVDNTSGQLTISDGTQGTGKVLTSDATGGASWQDKDVLCNSFEASRTSQTIATGASTTLIPTTENFDPSNAYNVATGVYTVPEDGVYVFTGSANDGGSATGVRNSIISILSDVKGNLTLANSADLAYTKGIWLSVSAITKAVAGEKITLKYSVAHVSGTNPTNINIGAIRFAGSRMDCNTN, from the coding sequence ATGAAAAAACTTTCAAAATCACTATTTGCCAGCGTTTTGACAGCGGCGCTTTGCTCATCCCTAACCCTGTGTGCTCAGGTAAAAATAGGCACAAACCCGGAGACCATCGAAGCCACGTCCAACCTGGAAGTGGAAGCTTCCACAGCAGGCCGCAAGGTGAAAGTGGATAATACATCAGGACAGCTTACGATCAGCGACGGAACACAGGGTACAGGCAAAGTACTCACTTCTGATGCAACAGGCGGAGCTTCCTGGCAGGACAAAGATGTTTTATGTAATTCATTTGAAGCGAGCAGAACAAGTCAGACCATTGCAACAGGGGCCAGTACCACCCTCATTCCAACGACTGAGAATTTTGATCCCTCAAATGCATATAATGTCGCCACGGGTGTTTACACAGTCCCTGAAGATGGGGTATATGTGTTCACAGGATCGGCAAATGACGGGGGATCGGCAACTGGTGTCCGCAACTCAATCATTTCTATCCTGAGCGACGTGAAGGGAAATCTAACGCTTGCCAATAGTGCGGACCTGGCCTATACGAAAGGAATCTGGCTGTCGGTTTCAGCCATTACCAAGGCCGTTGCAGGCGAAAAAATAACCCTGAAATATAGTGTTGCACATGTGTCCGGCACAAATCCAACCAACATTAATATTGGTGCTATAAGGTTTGCCGGTTCCAGGATGGATTGTAACACCAACTAA
- a CDS encoding C1q-like domain-containing protein, translated as MKNLTKTLMAGTIVTVMCSAQTLFAQVKVGTNPTTIEAASNLEVEASTTDRKVKVDKTTGQLTIKDGTEGAGKILTSDANGGASWQTPEVQNSPVAFAVNTGAAQNLPLSTFVTVNFDNKAFDKNNVFNLTTNQFTVPANGTGYYDLSVRVTTANTNHSINCYLYIYVNGVQNSLVAVGNAGAGSGIIVSGSVLSQLNSGDVVDIRVWTDTPDVSVTTRNLYVTMASR; from the coding sequence ATGAAAAATCTCACAAAAACCCTCATGGCAGGTACCATCGTAACGGTTATGTGCTCGGCTCAAACCTTGTTTGCACAGGTCAAAGTGGGCACAAACCCTACTACGATCGAAGCCGCCTCCAATCTGGAAGTAGAAGCTTCCACCACTGACCGTAAGGTAAAGGTGGATAAAACAACAGGCCAGCTGACGATCAAGGATGGCACAGAAGGAGCCGGGAAAATACTGACCTCTGATGCAAACGGCGGCGCGAGCTGGCAAACTCCGGAAGTACAGAATTCTCCTGTTGCTTTTGCCGTGAATACCGGAGCCGCGCAAAACCTGCCACTCAGCACTTTCGTAACGGTCAACTTTGACAACAAAGCTTTTGATAAAAATAATGTGTTTAACCTGACCACCAATCAATTCACGGTGCCGGCTAATGGTACAGGATATTATGATCTGAGTGTAAGGGTTACCACTGCCAATACCAACCACTCGATTAACTGTTATTTGTATATCTACGTAAATGGTGTACAAAACTCCCTGGTGGCGGTAGGAAACGCAGGAGCAGGCTCGGGAATAATCGTTTCAGGTTCGGTTCTCTCCCAGCTAAACAGCGGAGATGTGGTTGACATTAGGGTATGGACTGATACACCGGATGTAAGCGTAACCACAAGAAATCTCTATGTAACAATGGCGTCAAGGTGA
- a CDS encoding T9SS type A sorting domain-containing protein, whose translation MKKLMLSIVLLAGMYTAAFAQCDPGFGATPAYTGTSVSAGGVPTIEVGQTATLNASFGVGSDPACVAAAGNTPGTITMTLSFSSTYEPMSAADISGPLADLFDWVWDQASHTLIGVNNSVIPLGPPLPFTVTVTGKLLTPLEQAPKTTMNWFSETNPPTTNASILNDIAAPELNIDAALPVTLVSFSAAREGKIANLSWATTAETNSDYFEIQRSVNGTTWNRIGSVNSYGESASLKKYTFSDNSPLNGDNLYRLRMVDKDATFAFSKIVNLRFEGLGTDVSVYPNPVSDKLYLRDHAGITKVVITDMAGRTVYQAANASTGWINVKNLPASMYIISVTKADGAKSAQKILVNR comes from the coding sequence ATGAAAAAATTAATGTTGAGTATAGTCCTGCTGGCCGGGATGTACACCGCTGCTTTCGCACAGTGCGATCCAGGTTTTGGTGCCACGCCTGCTTATACAGGTACCTCTGTTTCGGCGGGAGGTGTGCCTACGATCGAAGTAGGACAAACGGCCACGCTCAATGCGAGCTTTGGAGTAGGGTCAGATCCTGCCTGCGTTGCAGCAGCCGGTAATACGCCCGGTACCATCACGATGACCCTCTCCTTTTCGTCCACTTACGAGCCCATGTCAGCAGCGGACATCTCCGGCCCTCTCGCCGATCTGTTCGACTGGGTGTGGGACCAGGCGTCTCACACGCTGATCGGGGTAAACAATTCAGTCATCCCGCTGGGCCCGCCCCTGCCCTTTACCGTGACGGTAACAGGTAAATTGCTGACTCCTTTGGAGCAGGCTCCCAAAACAACCATGAACTGGTTTTCGGAAACCAACCCTCCGACGACCAACGCCAGTATCCTGAATGACATCGCAGCTCCGGAGCTTAACATCGACGCTGCCCTGCCGGTGACACTGGTAAGTTTTTCAGCAGCACGTGAAGGAAAAATTGCCAACCTCAGCTGGGCCACAACTGCAGAAACCAACAGCGACTACTTTGAAATACAGCGCAGTGTAAACGGTACTACCTGGAACCGGATCGGCAGTGTGAATTCGTACGGAGAAAGTGCGTCCCTGAAAAAATATACTTTCTCGGACAACAGCCCGCTGAACGGAGACAACCTGTACCGCCTGCGCATGGTGGATAAGGATGCCACATTTGCTTTCAGCAAGATTGTTAATCTGCGGTTTGAAGGACTGGGAACAGATGTATCCGTTTACCCCAACCCGGTCTCCGACAAGTTATATCTGCGGGACCATGCAGGTATTACCAAAGTGGTGATCACTGATATGGCCGGAAGGACGGTATACCAGGCTGCTAATGCTTCAACGGGCTGGATCAACGTCAAAAACCTGCCTGCCAGCATGTATATCATTTCGGTGACCAAAGCAGATGGTGCAAAAAGCGCACAAAAAATATTAGTCAACAGATAA
- a CDS encoding T9SS type A sorting domain-containing protein: protein MLKMYSRITRFFLGVLLITAIGTTASAQCDPQFGGAGYVGTSSPGNIATSLVGENAQLRFNFGYGFQPSCNAANGNVAGSVTITMQFPAEYGPEDANVVTGTHASLYDWVWDPVTRQLKGTNNAPIPAGPPRLFTVQVKGLIATAGAGIAMTTLSWSANLTPPITNATGGLQDQASAGLNIDPTLPVTLVSFTAAKENRSVMLNWVTTAETNSDRFEIERSQEGKNWNKIGTIASHGESISRKNYSFSDTNPLHGENLYRLRMVDKDETFAYSRKVSVTLEGPGPDLSVYPNPSADMVFLHNPTGIMEVVLSDLTGRTVYKNSKNFTGSINVKNLPAGMYVISVKRENGTKDTQKIIVTK from the coding sequence ATGTTAAAAATGTACTCAAGGATCACCAGGTTTTTCCTGGGCGTATTATTAATAACAGCCATTGGCACCACCGCTTCTGCCCAGTGCGATCCGCAGTTTGGTGGCGCCGGTTACGTCGGAACCTCCAGTCCGGGTAACATCGCTACTTCACTTGTAGGTGAAAACGCTCAATTGAGATTTAACTTTGGCTATGGTTTCCAGCCCAGTTGTAACGCAGCAAATGGTAATGTGGCCGGATCGGTAACCATTACCATGCAGTTTCCGGCTGAATATGGCCCCGAGGACGCAAATGTTGTAACAGGCACACATGCATCACTTTATGACTGGGTTTGGGACCCTGTGACGCGCCAGCTCAAAGGTACCAACAATGCGCCCATCCCGGCAGGACCTCCTCGCCTTTTCACCGTACAGGTGAAAGGACTGATTGCAACCGCCGGTGCAGGAATCGCTATGACGACCCTTTCCTGGTCTGCCAATCTTACCCCTCCCATCACAAATGCGACAGGCGGATTGCAGGATCAAGCGTCTGCCGGATTAAATATAGATCCCACCTTGCCTGTAACATTGGTTAGTTTCACAGCAGCCAAAGAAAACCGCAGTGTGATGCTCAACTGGGTTACCACCGCAGAAACCAACAGCGATCGTTTTGAGATCGAAAGAAGTCAGGAGGGCAAAAACTGGAACAAGATCGGAACGATTGCTTCTCACGGTGAGAGTATCAGCCGAAAAAACTATTCTTTCAGTGATACCAATCCGTTACATGGTGAAAACCTGTACCGCCTCAGAATGGTGGACAAAGATGAGACTTTTGCTTACAGCCGTAAAGTCAGCGTAACATTGGAAGGCCCCGGCCCAGATCTCTCCGTTTATCCCAATCCGTCGGCGGATATGGTTTTTTTGCATAATCCTACCGGTATCATGGAAGTAGTGTTGTCTGATCTTACGGGGCGTACTGTTTACAAAAACAGCAAAAACTTCACGGGAAGTATCAATGTTAAAAACTTACCCGCGGGCATGTATGTCATTTCAGTAAAGCGTGAAAACGGCACAAAAGACACACAAAAAATAATCGTTACAAAATAG
- a CDS encoding CAP domain-containing protein, producing the protein MKSYALLPFLAICFMLPGQVSGQSPVDLTTNINLPDDVPNTYTNSSSGAATFSSTLQIVAAFNYARRQEEIQMGMGANVLGNLTLPADFAAATPQEQALYLINEERKARAGQDYPGSTAVLGLPLEGLEANLSAIAQGHADDMSTNGFFGHTGSDGLSPYQRISASGTFGAGCSDNNFAYAENIYSSCNFSSVPPPMGVTPTPAPFLTAQAIYSWLYRDAGSSWGHRRAILIQNTDSYGATGYDNDRASASSEGFLGIGVVSVINYAGCTAPAGFYSTGSHVVVMNVADPVATGSCIYAVEENPLPVSLIHFSAKRTGLKTELSWTTSSELNNSGFDIEKSNNAVSWRVAGFVDGGNTSSMTRTYHFSDDETTTDPVSFYRLKQIDMDGTFEHSRIISVTNTITPESVYIYPNPARQSEINVFHPSPENCTFQLADVAGKKYELTVAHAVGSKRAILATHAPVNRGLYLLMIYDSQYHTLVTKKLILDF; encoded by the coding sequence ATGAAAAGTTATGCTCTTCTGCCTTTCCTGGCAATTTGTTTTATGCTGCCCGGCCAAGTGTCCGGACAATCCCCGGTTGACCTTACAACCAATATCAATCTTCCCGACGACGTCCCGAATACCTACACCAATTCGTCCTCCGGCGCAGCCACTTTCAGTTCGACCTTACAGATTGTGGCAGCCTTCAATTATGCACGGCGTCAGGAAGAAATCCAGATGGGAATGGGGGCCAATGTGCTCGGCAACCTCACGCTTCCCGCAGATTTTGCAGCTGCTACACCTCAGGAACAGGCATTATATCTGATAAATGAAGAACGCAAGGCACGGGCAGGACAGGATTACCCAGGCAGCACAGCCGTACTCGGTCTGCCGCTGGAAGGACTGGAAGCAAACCTGAGCGCCATAGCCCAGGGCCATGCCGACGATATGAGCACCAACGGTTTCTTTGGTCATACCGGCTCCGACGGCCTCAGTCCTTATCAACGTATTTCCGCAAGCGGTACCTTCGGAGCCGGCTGCAGCGATAACAATTTTGCCTACGCCGAAAATATTTACAGCAGTTGCAATTTTTCATCTGTACCGCCGCCAATGGGTGTTACCCCCACTCCAGCACCATTTTTAACAGCTCAGGCCATTTACAGCTGGCTTTATCGGGACGCGGGCAGTTCCTGGGGGCACCGCCGCGCGATTCTGATCCAGAATACGGATTCTTATGGGGCAACGGGGTATGATAATGACAGAGCCTCTGCCAGCAGCGAAGGTTTTCTGGGCATTGGTGTGGTGAGTGTTATCAATTATGCAGGCTGTACCGCCCCAGCGGGCTTCTACAGTACCGGCAGCCATGTTGTGGTCATGAATGTGGCCGACCCGGTTGCCACTGGTAGCTGCATATACGCAGTTGAAGAAAACCCGCTGCCTGTAAGCTTGATTCATTTCAGTGCTAAAAGAACCGGACTAAAGACCGAACTTTCATGGACAACCTCTTCGGAACTGAACAATTCCGGATTTGACATAGAAAAGAGTAATAACGCTGTTTCATGGCGTGTTGCGGGCTTTGTTGACGGGGGTAATACATCATCTATGACCAGAACCTACCACTTTTCCGATGACGAGACAACCACAGATCCGGTCTCGTTTTACCGCCTGAAACAGATCGACATGGATGGTACCTTTGAACACTCCCGCATCATTTCAGTGACAAATACGATAACCCCTGAAAGTGTATACATCTATCCCAACCCCGCAAGACAATCGGAAATTAATGTTTTCCATCCCTCACCGGAAAACTGCACTTTTCAACTGGCAGATGTTGCAGGTAAAAAGTATGAACTGACAGTAGCTCATGCCGTGGGAAGTAAGCGGGCTATACTTGCAACGCACGCCCCCGTTAACCGGGGACTTTATTTATTGATGATCTACGATAGCCAGTATCACACGCTGGTTACGAAAAAGTTAATACTTGATTTTTGA
- a CDS encoding HU family DNA-binding protein encodes MTKADTVSKIADQTGIQKDHIEQVLEEFFLTVKNSISEGENIYIRRFGSFIVKNRAAKTARNISQKSTIIVPAQSVPFFKPSQEFVSQVKEGKK; translated from the coding sequence ATGACAAAAGCAGACACCGTTTCAAAAATAGCCGATCAGACGGGTATCCAAAAGGACCATATTGAGCAGGTACTGGAAGAATTTTTCCTGACCGTAAAAAACTCGATCAGTGAAGGAGAAAATATTTACATACGCCGTTTTGGCAGCTTCATTGTCAAGAACAGAGCGGCCAAAACGGCCAGAAACATTTCTCAAAAATCGACAATTATTGTTCCGGCCCAATCCGTACCCTTTTTCAAACCGTCACAGGAGTTTGTGTCCCAGGTGAAGG